The Desmonostoc muscorum LEGE 12446 genome includes a region encoding these proteins:
- the pbpC gene encoding penicillin-binding protein 1C yields the protein MKRILRSLTKFKHTKVILAVLLICLLVRLLPYFAPIRAADIAQNQLAMQFSDRNNLPLGTLLTRDQEHTSVIPLNQVSPQFIQAILAAEDASFYQHGALDMKAVIRATKEAIHAKRVVSGASTITMQLARMLDPVPRNFSGKMQEIWLAWRLVAGMNKDEILSAYINRLPMGGNIYGVEAAARTYFSIPASDLNLAQASLLAAIPNNPTYFNPYEHWERLKQRQKYVLNRMVQEGYVSEAMATRTSTEKVVFQSRPPGIIAAPHFLFWLANQFDKTQTQEISPRLENSVIRTTINRPLQQFVEAQVQQVIASLAPNNVHDAAALVIDNHNGEVLAYVGSPDYFNEAKLGRNDGVQALRQPGSTLKPFVYELALEKNLIRPNTILADVPAHYAIPGAKLYSPTDYTESFLGPVRVRIALANSLNVPAVRVLEKVGVETFLQRLHQLGFEHLNQTPEHYGLGLTLGSGEVTLWELARAYLTIARQGDAIPLVTTFSNSPIQNPKSKIQNSPIWQLITNILSDNHARATAFGVDSVLNLPFAAAVKTGTSSNFRDTWTVGFTTDYTVATWVGNFNGEPMRQVSGVTGAAPLWNRIMLHLHEHQEPAAFPSPEGLIQLPVCAISGLKPTSDCTSVVQEYFYPEDKNNYETANKFDLPPEYDEWLAKQQRSHLISHNLRILSPHHGDLFLLYPGEAGKQKLEFKLGGNKSASVEWWLNGEKLDTNSANSLFWNLRAGNWTLEARSGEMRDKVSFQVELASIKPTRRGFSISNSQVRGNRP from the coding sequence ATGAAACGAATTTTACGATCGCTAACTAAATTTAAGCACACTAAGGTTATCCTGGCTGTGCTGCTAATCTGTCTGCTGGTGCGCTTATTACCTTATTTTGCGCCAATTCGTGCCGCAGATATAGCCCAAAATCAACTAGCAATGCAATTTAGCGATCGCAATAATTTACCATTAGGCACGTTGCTGACTCGCGATCAAGAGCATACATCAGTAATACCCCTAAATCAAGTTTCGCCGCAGTTTATTCAGGCGATTTTAGCGGCTGAAGATGCTAGCTTTTATCAACATGGCGCCTTGGATATGAAAGCAGTCATCCGCGCCACCAAAGAAGCTATCCACGCCAAACGAGTTGTTTCCGGTGCTTCCACTATCACTATGCAGTTGGCGCGGATGTTAGATCCCGTCCCGCGCAACTTCTCAGGTAAAATGCAAGAGATTTGGCTGGCTTGGCGGTTAGTAGCAGGGATGAATAAAGATGAAATTCTCTCTGCATATATTAATCGGCTGCCAATGGGAGGGAATATATATGGTGTAGAAGCTGCGGCGCGGACTTATTTTTCCATCCCAGCCAGTGATTTGAATCTTGCCCAAGCGAGTTTGTTAGCTGCTATTCCTAATAATCCCACTTATTTTAATCCTTACGAACATTGGGAACGACTCAAGCAGCGACAAAAATATGTGCTTAATCGTATGGTACAGGAAGGGTATGTGAGTGAGGCAATGGCAACCCGAACATCCACCGAAAAAGTTGTCTTTCAATCTCGCCCACCGGGAATTATCGCCGCACCACACTTTTTATTTTGGTTAGCAAATCAGTTTGATAAGACGCAAACACAAGAAATTTCTCCGCGTCTCGAAAATTCTGTGATTCGCACAACCATAAATCGTCCTTTACAGCAATTTGTGGAAGCACAGGTACAGCAAGTAATTGCTTCTCTCGCCCCTAACAACGTCCATGATGCAGCGGCGTTGGTAATTGACAACCACAACGGCGAAGTTTTGGCTTATGTCGGTTCACCCGATTATTTTAATGAAGCCAAACTCGGACGCAATGATGGAGTACAGGCGCTACGTCAACCAGGTTCTACCCTCAAGCCTTTTGTCTATGAACTCGCTTTAGAAAAAAATCTCATTCGCCCAAACACCATTTTGGCAGACGTACCCGCCCATTACGCTATTCCCGGCGCGAAACTTTATAGCCCAACAGATTATACCGAAAGTTTTCTAGGCCCGGTACGGGTGCGAATCGCTTTAGCAAATTCTCTCAATGTACCCGCAGTGCGCGTGTTAGAAAAAGTAGGCGTGGAAACTTTTTTACAACGTCTGCATCAACTGGGGTTTGAACACCTCAATCAAACTCCAGAACATTATGGTTTAGGTTTGACTTTGGGTAGTGGCGAAGTCACTCTCTGGGAATTAGCCCGTGCCTACCTAACCATAGCACGACAAGGAGACGCCATTCCTTTAGTAACCACATTTTCCAATTCCCCAATCCAAAATCCAAAATCTAAAATCCAAAATTCGCCGATTTGGCAATTAATCACCAATATCCTCAGTGACAACCATGCTCGTGCAACAGCTTTTGGTGTAGACTCGGTGTTAAATTTACCCTTTGCCGCTGCTGTTAAAACTGGCACTTCTTCTAATTTTCGTGATACTTGGACAGTTGGCTTCACCACAGATTACACCGTCGCTACTTGGGTAGGTAATTTCAATGGCGAACCGATGCGTCAGGTTTCAGGTGTTACAGGTGCAGCACCGTTATGGAATCGAATTATGTTACATCTGCACGAACATCAAGAACCAGCAGCTTTTCCATCTCCAGAAGGTTTAATACAATTACCTGTTTGTGCAATTTCTGGTTTAAAACCAACATCAGATTGTACCTCAGTAGTGCAGGAATATTTCTATCCAGAAGATAAGAATAATTACGAAACTGCAAATAAATTTGATTTGCCGCCAGAGTATGATGAGTGGTTGGCAAAACAACAGCGATCGCATTTAATTTCTCATAATTTGAGAATTTTATCTCCCCATCATGGCGATTTATTTTTGTTGTATCCAGGTGAAGCAGGAAAGCAAAAATTAGAATTCAAATTAGGGGGAAATAAATCGGCATCTGTGGAGTGGTGGTTAAATGGTGAAAAGTTAGATACAAATTCAGCTAATTCTTTATTTTGGAATTTGCGTGCAGGTAATTGGACTTTGGAAGCGAGAAGCGGCGAAATGAGGGATAAGGTAAGTTTTCAGGTGGAGTTAGCTAGTATTAAACCCACGCGTCGAGGATTTTCTATTAGTAATTCTCAGGTAAGGGGAAATCGTCCATAA
- a CDS encoding DUF433 domain-containing protein encodes MTFTPTEHKYVELDERGVPIIKGTTMKVVELVTSRFAYAWSPEELHLNYPHISMSEIHSALAYYWDHKQEIDADMERRFEYAERMRKEAGESPLVARLRAQGLLILNSEF; translated from the coding sequence ATGACATTCACACCCACGGAACATAAATATGTAGAACTTGATGAACGTGGTGTACCCATCATCAAAGGTACAACAATGAAAGTTGTTGAATTGGTAACTTCTCGGTTTGCTTATGCTTGGAGTCCTGAAGAGTTACATTTGAACTACCCTCACATTAGTATGAGCGAAATTCATTCTGCACTAGCTTATTACTGGGATCATAAACAAGAAATAGATGCTGATATGGAACGACGCTTCGAGTATGCAGAACGAATGCGAAAGGAAGCAGGAGAATCTCCTTTAGTTGCTAGACTCCGCGCCCAAGGACTCTTGATTCTGAATTCTGAATTCTGA
- a CDS encoding isocitrate lyase/PEP mutase family protein, translated as MSSGQKLRQLLARPEIIVIPGVYDCLGAKLAEQQGFEVVATSGFGIAASVLGLPDYGFVTATEMLYSVGRIAQSINIPLIADLDTGYGNALNVIRTIKDAVQLGVAGVLLEDQEWPKKCGHFEGKRVIPQAEHVGKIRAAVAARGDSGLVIIARTDARAPLGLEEAIARGRAYIAAGADILFVEAPQSVEELKAIAAAFPDVPLVANIVEGGRTPQLSTVELQKLGFKIAFFPLTALLAVTQVMNTCFGHLKEQGTTANLPNLVNFQDFQELVGVPKYLQMEQDFK; from the coding sequence ATGTCTTCTGGCCAAAAACTACGGCAATTACTAGCGCGTCCAGAAATTATCGTGATTCCTGGTGTTTATGATTGTTTGGGAGCCAAGTTAGCCGAACAACAAGGTTTTGAAGTCGTGGCTACCAGTGGCTTTGGAATTGCGGCTTCTGTTTTGGGTTTACCAGATTATGGTTTTGTCACGGCTACGGAAATGCTTTATAGTGTGGGGCGGATTGCTCAATCAATTAATATTCCGCTGATTGCTGATTTGGACACAGGTTATGGTAATGCCTTAAATGTGATTCGCACTATTAAAGATGCTGTACAGTTGGGTGTTGCTGGGGTGCTGTTGGAAGATCAAGAATGGCCGAAGAAGTGCGGACACTTTGAAGGGAAGCGAGTTATTCCCCAAGCCGAACATGTGGGCAAAATTCGCGCCGCAGTAGCAGCGCGTGGCGATAGCGGTTTAGTAATTATTGCTCGCACTGATGCGCGTGCGCCGCTGGGTTTAGAAGAAGCGATCGCCCGTGGTCGAGCTTACATTGCCGCTGGAGCAGATATACTATTTGTGGAAGCTCCCCAATCTGTTGAAGAGTTAAAGGCGATCGCTGCTGCTTTCCCAGATGTGCCACTAGTAGCTAATATTGTTGAAGGTGGTAGAACTCCGCAACTTTCTACTGTTGAATTACAAAAGTTAGGCTTCAAAATTGCATTTTTCCCCCTCACTGCTTTACTCGCTGTCACACAAGTAATGAACACTTGTTTTGGGCATCTCAAAGAACAAGGAACCACAGCTAATTTACCCAACTTAGTTAACTTTCAAGATTTTCAAGAACTCGTCGGCGTTCCTAAATATTTGCAAATGGAACAAGATTTTAAATAA
- a CDS encoding transposase, with the protein MKYNPEKHHRRSIRLQGYDYSQVGAYFVTICTHQRECLFGAIADGIMELNQFGQMVADEWIRTLDIRPDFEFDEWIVMPNHLHGIVVIKQSAKPTVGAHDVGAHSCAPLPTGMLHRRPRLLSSFVAGFKSATTKRINLVRNTPGIKIWQRNYYDHVIRNESSLEKIREYVQVNPMLWMKDQLHPENPSKW; encoded by the coding sequence ATGAAATATAATCCTGAAAAACATCATCGGCGCTCAATTCGATTGCAGGGATATGATTATTCTCAAGTTGGAGCCTATTTTGTTACCATTTGCACCCATCAAAGAGAATGTTTGTTTGGAGCGATCGCAGATGGCATCATGGAATTAAACCAATTTGGACAAATGGTGGCGGATGAATGGATACGAACATTGGACATTCGTCCTGATTTTGAATTCGATGAATGGATTGTAATGCCCAATCACCTACACGGTATTGTGGTTATTAAACAATCTGCAAAACCAACTGTAGGGGCGCACGATGTAGGGGCGCACAGCTGTGCGCCCCTACCAACGGGTATGTTACACCGCAGACCGCGATTGCTATCATCATTTGTTGCTGGATTTAAATCGGCTACAACTAAACGTATTAATCTTGTCCGTAATACCCCTGGAATAAAAATTTGGCAGCGTAATTATTACGACCATGTTATTCGTAATGAATCATCGCTGGAAAAAATTCGTGAGTATGTGCAAGTGAATCCAATGCTTTGGATGAAAGACCAACTGCATCCGGAAAATCCTTCCAAATGGTAA
- a CDS encoding red chlorophyll catabolite reductase yields the protein MTQQPTNLDNKAVFEQLWEITKELRQKLEARFELNPDPSVEDLQQYSSLDGNINGSLSAFSGTEIDWLVHSWLGNPEKSKFSTMRLTTWLASHIQVPHLAFEFGTLPNADILFYIDYIPRTELLTDLAYLDRYYEPVNQAFLQLQEDARLKAFTSKSVYVRLFQSPVNFCYTGAPTSDTLEITRAVAHETLERWLTWINTAEPISEDSRTTLAIRDLLLRRTAAERDPGNKFAAQLFGTQLTDKLIRSLWGGDRIIRNA from the coding sequence ATGACTCAGCAACCAACCAATCTAGACAATAAAGCTGTATTTGAGCAGTTGTGGGAAATTACAAAAGAACTCCGCCAAAAATTGGAGGCTCGTTTTGAGTTAAATCCAGATCCTTCTGTAGAAGATTTACAGCAATACAGCAGTCTTGATGGCAATATCAACGGTTCCCTGAGCGCATTTTCAGGAACAGAAATTGATTGGCTAGTGCATTCATGGTTAGGAAACCCCGAAAAATCCAAGTTTAGCACCATGCGTCTCACTACTTGGTTAGCGTCGCATATCCAGGTTCCCCATTTGGCCTTTGAGTTTGGCACACTTCCAAATGCAGATATTTTATTTTATATAGATTACATTCCTCGAACTGAGCTTTTAACGGATTTGGCATATCTCGATCGCTATTATGAACCAGTTAACCAAGCATTTTTGCAGTTGCAAGAAGATGCGCGGCTAAAGGCATTTACCAGCAAAAGCGTCTATGTTCGCCTGTTTCAATCCCCTGTTAATTTCTGCTACACCGGCGCACCTACTTCTGATACACTCGAAATCACTCGCGCAGTTGCACACGAAACCCTAGAACGCTGGCTAACGTGGATAAACACAGCTGAACCTATATCAGAAGATTCACGGACAACTTTAGCAATTCGTGACTTATTGCTACGCCGAACCGCTGCTGAACGCGATCCAGGTAATAAATTTGCCGCCCAACTTTTTGGCACCCAATTAACAGATAAACTAATACGATCGCTCTGGGGTGGCGACAGAATAATTCGTAATGCGTAA
- a CDS encoding nitrilase-related carbon-nitrogen hydrolase encodes MPNPESYRALALQVTCHAVNQASDCQETRSLMLNSINRLASQIAASIAFIGFDCRLIVLPEYFLTGFPMGDSLGGWAEKACVEMAGAEYEALGKIAQKHKIFLAGNAYEVDPNFPGLYFQTCFILDPSGSIILRYRRLNSLFAPTPHDVWDKYLDCYGLEGVFPVAKTEIGNLAALASEEILYPEVARCLAMRGAEIFVHSTSEVYNKNLTPKDAAKISRAVENLAYVVSANTAGIANIAIPIASADGGSKIIDHRGIVLAETGAGESMAAFAEIDLAALRRDRRRPGLNNLLARQRFELYAESYRQSHFYPANTMLDKEVDRKHFLQTQQATIERLAKLGII; translated from the coding sequence ATGCCCAATCCAGAATCATACCGTGCCTTAGCGCTGCAAGTTACCTGTCATGCAGTCAACCAAGCAAGCGATTGCCAGGAAACGCGATCGCTCATGCTAAACTCCATCAATCGCCTAGCCTCACAAATTGCAGCTAGTATTGCTTTCATTGGTTTTGATTGTCGTTTAATTGTCCTGCCAGAATATTTTCTCACTGGTTTTCCTATGGGAGATTCTCTCGGAGGATGGGCAGAAAAAGCCTGTGTGGAAATGGCTGGTGCTGAATATGAAGCACTAGGAAAAATTGCCCAAAAGCATAAAATATTTTTGGCTGGTAACGCCTACGAAGTTGACCCCAACTTTCCTGGACTATACTTCCAAACCTGCTTTATACTTGACCCCTCTGGCTCAATTATCTTACGCTATCGGCGGTTAAATTCTTTATTTGCTCCCACTCCCCATGACGTTTGGGATAAATATCTTGATTGCTATGGTTTAGAAGGAGTATTCCCCGTTGCTAAAACTGAGATTGGTAATTTGGCAGCTTTAGCATCAGAAGAAATTTTGTATCCAGAAGTCGCGCGGTGTCTAGCCATGCGAGGAGCAGAGATTTTTGTCCATTCCACCTCAGAAGTGTATAACAAAAACCTCACACCCAAAGACGCGGCAAAAATTTCTCGCGCCGTAGAAAATCTCGCGTATGTCGTATCAGCTAATACCGCCGGCATCGCTAATATTGCTATCCCCATTGCTTCCGCTGATGGTGGTTCCAAAATCATCGATCATCGCGGAATAGTCCTAGCAGAGACAGGTGCAGGCGAAAGCATGGCAGCATTCGCCGAGATAGATTTAGCAGCATTACGCCGCGATCGCCGCCGACCAGGGTTAAATAATTTACTCGCCCGCCAACGATTTGAACTCTACGCCGAAAGTTATCGCCAGTCACACTTTTACCCCGCTAATACTATGCTGGATAAAGAAGTAGACCGCAAACACTTCCTCCAAACACAGCAAGCCACTATTGAACGATTAGCGAAGCTGGGGATAATTTGA
- a CDS encoding IS630 family transposase — MIFLREINPLSLKLLERIYRQSRYHQVRQRAHFLILANQGVELQELMKIFNVSYKTIYNWINRWESSGMVGLYNKLGRGRKRIFKPEQEAKIREWAKLEPRQLKKTLQKIKSEWDIEVSTETIKRILRNFYMTWHRMRRDVGGEPDPIEYKEKSAQLTEFKRLEDEGKINLYYLDETGFCLIPSVPYGWQDIGEYLTITSRRSARLNVLGIMNRNNHLEAYVSFQSINSDVIIACIDTFFPQVDKPTVIVVDQSSIHTSDMIIDKVEEWQERGITIFQLPSYSPELNLIEILWRFIKYQWLEIDAYKNWQTFVASVENILREFGKNYVINFV; from the coding sequence ATGATTTTTTTGAGAGAAATCAATCCTCTTTCTTTGAAACTACTGGAGCGAATATATCGCCAAAGCAGATATCATCAGGTGCGCCAAAGAGCACATTTCTTAATTTTAGCTAATCAAGGAGTAGAGTTACAAGAATTAATGAAAATATTTAATGTTAGTTATAAGACTATCTATAACTGGATAAATCGTTGGGAATCATCAGGGATGGTTGGACTTTATAATAAACTAGGAAGAGGTAGAAAACGAATATTTAAACCAGAACAAGAAGCAAAAATTAGAGAGTGGGCGAAACTTGAACCAAGACAATTAAAAAAGACGCTACAAAAAATTAAATCAGAATGGGATATTGAAGTTAGCACTGAAACTATTAAAAGAATATTAAGAAATTTTTATATGACTTGGCATCGAATGCGACGAGATGTTGGAGGAGAGCCAGATCCTATAGAATACAAGGAAAAATCTGCACAGTTAACAGAGTTTAAACGATTAGAAGACGAAGGTAAAATTAACTTATATTACTTAGACGAAACCGGATTTTGTTTAATTCCTTCTGTTCCTTATGGATGGCAAGATATCGGAGAGTACTTAACTATTACTAGTCGCCGTAGTGCGCGCCTAAATGTTTTAGGAATCATGAATCGAAATAATCACCTTGAAGCTTATGTCTCTTTTCAAAGTATCAATTCAGATGTGATTATTGCTTGCATTGATACTTTCTTTCCCCAAGTAGATAAACCGACGGTAATTGTTGTTGATCAATCCTCTATTCATACCAGTGATATGATTATTGATAAAGTTGAAGAATGGCAAGAACGTGGCATTACCATCTTTCAATTACCTTCCTATTCACCAGAGCTAAATTTGATTGAAATTTTGTGGCGGTTTATTAAGTATCAATGGCTCGAAATAGATGCTTACAAAAATTGGCAAACCTTTGTCGCATCTGTCGAAAATATTCTCCGAGAATTTGGTAAAAACTATGTAATTAATTTTGTTTAG
- a CDS encoding DUF433 domain-containing protein produces the protein MALTPRIVHSDPDILGGTPVFVGTRVPMRTLLDYLESGDSLDVFLDHFPSVSREQGIAALELAKEMLTAYANPA, from the coding sequence ATGGCGTTAACACCCCGTATTGTTCACAGCGACCCTGATATTCTGGGGGGAACTCCTGTTTTTGTGGGAACTCGTGTACCAATGAGAACTCTACTTGATTATCTTGAATCTGGCGATTCATTGGATGTGTTTCTAGATCATTTCCCTAGTGTTAGTCGTGAACAGGGGATCGCAGCCCTTGAATTAGCAAAAGAAATGCTAACAGCCTATGCGAATCCTGCTTGA